One Calditrichia bacterium DNA window includes the following coding sequences:
- a CDS encoding cysteine desulfurase produces MNPIYLDYNATTPIAPEVAETLHSFLTDFWGNPSSGHAYGRAAKHTIDTARQQVADLLNCDPSEIIFTSGGTESNNMALKGAAFALRDRGNHLITSQIEHPAISEVCQFLEKNGFSITYLPVDKYGAVSPVDVQNAIRPETILISIMHANNEVGTIQPISEIGNIARDNGILLHTDAAQSTGKIRTDVQALNVDMLSIAGHKLYAPKGIGVLYLRNGVQIDKWMHGANHEGNRRAGTENAMFIAALGKACEIAMTHLDENQYFAKSLRDELHLQLSAEIPGLQLNGHPEKRLPNTLNLSFPNCAADQLLANLPEVAASAGAACHSGETHISATLRAMQIPVEIAAGAVRFSTGKFLIEKDIRQAATAIIRAYRRCSS; encoded by the coding sequence ATGAACCCAATCTACCTCGATTACAACGCAACAACACCAATCGCGCCGGAAGTGGCGGAAACCTTGCACTCGTTTTTGACCGATTTCTGGGGAAATCCGTCCAGCGGACATGCGTACGGGCGCGCGGCGAAACACACTATCGACACAGCGCGGCAGCAGGTTGCCGATTTGCTCAACTGCGATCCGTCGGAAATTATCTTCACGAGCGGCGGCACGGAATCGAACAATATGGCGCTGAAAGGCGCGGCATTTGCGTTGCGCGATCGCGGCAATCACCTGATCACTTCGCAAATTGAACATCCGGCGATCAGCGAAGTTTGCCAGTTTCTGGAAAAAAACGGGTTTTCGATTACCTATTTGCCGGTGGACAAATACGGCGCAGTCAGCCCGGTCGACGTGCAAAACGCCATTCGTCCGGAAACAATTTTGATTTCGATCATGCATGCGAACAACGAAGTTGGCACCATCCAGCCGATTTCGGAAATCGGCAACATCGCCCGCGATAACGGCATTTTGCTGCACACGGATGCGGCGCAATCCACCGGAAAAATCCGCACGGATGTGCAGGCGCTAAACGTGGATATGCTCAGCATCGCCGGACACAAATTGTATGCGCCAAAGGGCATCGGTGTGCTGTATTTGCGCAACGGCGTGCAGATCGATAAATGGATGCACGGTGCCAATCACGAAGGCAATCGCCGCGCGGGCACGGAAAACGCAATGTTCATCGCGGCGCTCGGTAAAGCTTGCGAAATTGCAATGACGCATCTCGATGAAAATCAATACTTTGCGAAATCGCTGCGCGATGAATTGCATCTGCAATTATCTGCAGAAATCCCCGGATTGCAACTCAACGGACACCCGGAAAAACGGCTGCCGAACACGCTGAATCTCAGCTTCCCGAATTGCGCTGCAGACCAATTGCTGGCAAATTTGCCGGAAGTTGCCGCATCCGCCGGCGCTGCCTGTCATTCAGGCGAAACGCATATTTCCGCAACGCTGCGGGCGATGCAAATTCCTGTCGAAATCGCTGCCGGTGCCGTTCGTTTTTCCACCGGCAAATTTCTCATCGAAAAAGATATCCGGCAAGCTGCGACAGCGATCATCCGGGCATACCGCAGATGCAGTTCGTAA
- a CDS encoding creatininase family protein — protein sequence MPHRNLDKRHLLGEMTWPEAEKKFREVDVAILPVGAIEQHGPHLPLDTDSFDADYLAKKVAENCSDPKPVVLPLIPYGVSYHHDEYKGTISVSNETLSKFVYEIGISAARNGIKKLLIINGHGGNGPTLNFAAQMINRDARIFVGVDSGETSDVDIDAMIDTHNDVHAGEIETSTTLAIRPELVHMDKVTESIPKFSSRYLDFSYKRGISWYAYTHRISKNGVMGDPTKATAEKGVKMWEVMISHLVNLVEDLKSMTLEEIYQRRY from the coding sequence ATGCCACACAGAAATCTCGATAAACGGCATTTGCTGGGCGAAATGACCTGGCCGGAAGCCGAAAAAAAATTCCGGGAAGTGGATGTCGCCATTTTGCCGGTCGGCGCGATCGAACAGCACGGCCCGCATTTGCCGCTGGATACGGATTCATTCGATGCGGATTATCTCGCCAAAAAAGTAGCAGAAAATTGCAGCGATCCCAAACCGGTTGTGCTGCCGCTCATTCCTTACGGCGTGTCCTATCATCACGATGAATACAAAGGCACCATCAGCGTGAGCAACGAAACGTTGTCCAAATTTGTGTATGAAATCGGGATTAGCGCGGCACGCAACGGCATCAAAAAATTGTTAATTATCAACGGTCACGGCGGCAACGGACCAACGCTCAATTTCGCGGCACAAATGATCAACCGCGATGCCCGTATTTTCGTTGGCGTGGACAGCGGCGAAACCAGCGATGTGGACATCGATGCGATGATCGACACCCACAACGATGTGCACGCCGGCGAAATCGAAACCAGCACCACGCTGGCCATTCGTCCGGAATTGGTGCATATGGACAAAGTTACCGAATCCATCCCCAAATTTTCCAGCCGTTATCTCGATTTTTCCTACAAACGCGGGATATCCTGGTACGCCTACACCCACCGCATTTCCAAAAATGGCGTGATGGGCGATCCCACCAAAGCCACTGCGGAAAAAGGCGTCAAAATGTGGGAAGTTATGATTTCGCATTTGGTAAATCTGGTGGAAGATTTGAAAAGTATGACGCTGGAAGAAATTTACCAGCGGCGATATTAA
- a CDS encoding pyridoxal-phosphate dependent enzyme: MPSPPNDSIETQQDSVEIIDMLDNAVGSIEEITRETEDQQKIATDTSQPLDERLEAYEDIIDSEVGDTHFSRARNLERIYGFRQIFLKFEGGNPSGTQKDRIAFAQAMDAIRRGYDAITVATCGNYGVAMSVAASLAGLRCLIYIPDNFHTSRVSEMIKLGGEIVRVPGDYENAVIKSRERAKKDEIYDANPGGANTGLQLRAYGEIAYEIYDELRDAPAVVAVPMSNGTTLAGIYKGFLSLYRRGKTSRIPKIVGGSSYNKNPIVQAFLKNKPNCEDLSPERIRETRVNEPLINWHSIDGDYALWAIRETSGWAANASDKQLLALSKLIREQEGLNVLPASTAGMAALLDTHKKTPLHNDRFVVIFTGRRS; the protein is encoded by the coding sequence ATGCCGTCACCGCCAAATGATTCAATTGAAACACAACAAGATTCCGTTGAAATAATTGATATGTTGGACAACGCCGTCGGTTCGATCGAAGAGATCACCCGCGAAACCGAAGACCAACAGAAAATTGCCACAGACACCAGTCAACCGCTGGACGAACGGCTGGAAGCATACGAAGATATCATCGATTCCGAGGTTGGCGACACCCATTTTTCCCGCGCCCGGAATCTCGAACGCATTTACGGTTTCCGGCAGATTTTCCTCAAATTTGAGGGCGGGAATCCTTCCGGCACTCAAAAAGACCGCATCGCTTTTGCACAGGCGATGGACGCCATCCGGCGCGGTTATGATGCGATTACCGTGGCGACCTGCGGCAATTACGGCGTGGCAATGTCCGTCGCCGCATCGCTGGCCGGTCTGCGCTGCCTCATTTATATTCCGGATAATTTTCACACCAGCCGTGTATCAGAAATGATAAAACTGGGCGGCGAAATTGTCCGCGTGCCCGGCGATTATGAAAATGCCGTCATCAAATCGCGCGAACGCGCCAAAAAAGATGAAATTTATGACGCAAATCCCGGCGGCGCAAACACGGGGCTGCAACTTCGCGCATACGGCGAAATCGCTTACGAAATTTACGACGAGCTGCGCGACGCACCCGCTGTTGTGGCTGTCCCGATGTCCAACGGTACCACGCTGGCGGGCATTTACAAAGGATTTCTGAGTTTGTACCGGCGCGGGAAAACTTCGCGGATTCCCAAAATTGTCGGTGGATCATCGTATAATAAAAACCCGATTGTGCAGGCGTTTCTCAAAAACAAACCGAACTGCGAAGACCTTTCGCCGGAACGCATTCGCGAAACGCGCGTCAACGAACCGTTGATCAACTGGCACTCCATCGACGGCGATTACGCACTGTGGGCGATCCGCGAAACCAGCGGCTGGGCAGCCAATGCATCGGACAAACAATTGCTGGCGCTCTCCAAACTCATCCGCGAACAGGAGGGATTAAACGTGCTTCCGGCTTCCACCGCCGGCATGGCCGCGCTGCTGGATACCCACAAAAAAACGCCGTTGCACAATGACCGTTTCGTCGTCATTTTCACCGGACGCCGGTCGTGA
- a CDS encoding O-antigen ligase family protein: MSLTAIIFALIYFSGMMLTFYNPVFGVLTYIFEWHNHPPYFWWGNDLPDLRWSYSIAIVTVISLFINSGSLKKRVLKADYKPLIWMVLMVTNMALVSTYAAIIPEISFERTIDVVKKIALFVLLVSLVRTHDDYRKLMWIIILCVGYMGIVALGGSNRDIGVIAPNATEENALSAHVMAMLPIFGVYLLTAVKKWQKAIIALLIPFCLNLIILSNSRATMVALLAIGLLSVFLVKGKFKFAVLIGLVVGGATFLHLTNDDFHERQHAETYSDNSASSRLWLWRGAFEMWKDHPMGVGGGGFVDLSMSYIPEIDKPKSQHNTFVAAFSDWGFIGIFLYLALLTHCLRITMTVKRWSKWYPELHKYHLETTAVQLALIGLAIAGMFHSLQYSEVTFWLYAFAVIQKNLIREEIIEIENGEYSETESVYATETALFPVSQPVW; the protein is encoded by the coding sequence ATGAGTTTAACTGCCATTATTTTCGCGCTGATCTATTTTTCAGGGATGATGTTGACATTTTACAATCCTGTTTTTGGTGTGCTCACCTATATTTTTGAATGGCACAATCACCCGCCCTATTTTTGGTGGGGTAACGATTTGCCGGATTTGCGCTGGTCTTACTCCATCGCGATTGTCACGGTAATCAGCCTGTTTATCAACAGCGGATCGTTGAAAAAAAGGGTACTCAAAGCGGATTACAAACCGCTGATCTGGATGGTTTTGATGGTTACGAATATGGCGTTGGTTTCCACATATGCGGCAATTATTCCGGAAATCAGTTTCGAACGAACGATAGATGTTGTCAAAAAAATTGCTCTTTTTGTGCTGTTGGTTAGCCTTGTCCGAACGCATGACGATTACCGTAAGTTGATGTGGATTATCATCTTATGCGTCGGATATATGGGCATTGTGGCGTTGGGAGGTTCCAACCGCGATATCGGCGTCATCGCCCCGAACGCAACGGAAGAAAACGCGTTGTCCGCACATGTGATGGCGATGTTGCCCATTTTCGGTGTGTATTTGCTGACCGCTGTAAAAAAATGGCAAAAAGCAATTATCGCGCTGCTCATTCCGTTTTGCCTCAACCTGATCATACTTTCGAACAGCCGCGCAACGATGGTGGCGCTGCTAGCAATTGGTTTGCTCTCGGTATTTTTGGTGAAAGGAAAATTCAAATTTGCGGTGTTGATTGGATTGGTGGTTGGCGGAGCAACATTTTTGCACCTGACGAACGACGATTTTCACGAACGCCAGCACGCCGAAACTTACAGCGATAACTCCGCCAGCAGTCGTTTGTGGCTGTGGCGCGGCGCATTCGAAATGTGGAAAGATCACCCGATGGGCGTTGGCGGCGGCGGTTTTGTCGATCTTTCGATGAGCTACATTCCCGAAATTGATAAACCGAAATCGCAACACAACACGTTTGTTGCGGCGTTCAGCGATTGGGGATTTATCGGCATTTTCCTTTATTTGGCGCTGCTCACCCATTGTTTGCGAATAACCATGACCGTGAAACGCTGGTCAAAATGGTATCCCGAACTGCACAAATATCATCTGGAAACAACCGCTGTTCAACTGGCGCTGATCGGTTTGGCGATTGCAGGCATGTTCCACAGCTTGCAATATTCCGAGGTTACGTTTTGGCTGTACGCTTTCGCAGTTATCCAGAAGAACCTCATTCGCGAGGAAATTATCGAGATTGAAAACGGAGAGTATTCCGAAACCGAATCCGTTTACGCGACCGAAACGGCGCTCTTTCCGGTCAGCCAGCCGGTTTGGTAA
- a CDS encoding sulfotransferase, protein MKTEISHATTRSHKTGKQVVHLLPDLTVRHTRFSPVLMIGQPRSGTTILARMLRKYLKINSGPESQFFIRMQKKVPQYGDLNIDKNAISLIRDIAKERCIRRNQFNYKVDVSAVLQDLTERHYPAIIDAIYRQFARHNGMMRWGDKTPDYIENLNLLYRMFPHAQFIHIVRDGRDVALSNKYVHFGAQNPVVAAMEWDRRIKLVNQFAMKLPTEQFFELRYEDFLADPGSVFRDLIDFLGISDPDKTLIRYIDNHIREDLKPNNFNKWKQQFSGSEKFNFERVAGYSLQHYDYETTLTYPNPLSAAEKSYWQLKHIWRKYTRSDSWMDNFYKLKIRFRQNTISIRKQMKLTN, encoded by the coding sequence ATGAAAACGGAAATTTCACACGCCACCACCCGTTCACACAAAACCGGAAAACAAGTCGTGCATTTACTACCGGATTTAACAGTGCGTCACACCCGTTTTTCGCCGGTGCTGATGATCGGGCAGCCACGTTCCGGAACAACCATTTTGGCGCGAATGCTGCGGAAATATCTGAAAATCAACTCCGGGCCGGAAAGCCAGTTTTTCATACGAATGCAAAAAAAAGTGCCGCAATACGGCGATTTAAACATCGACAAAAACGCCATTTCACTCATTCGGGATATTGCCAAAGAGCGCTGTATTCGCCGCAATCAATTCAATTACAAAGTGGATGTTTCCGCAGTTTTGCAAGATTTGACCGAACGGCATTATCCGGCCATCATCGATGCAATTTACCGGCAATTTGCCCGGCACAACGGCATGATGCGCTGGGGCGATAAAACACCGGATTACATTGAAAACCTCAATTTGTTATACCGGATGTTTCCCCACGCACAATTTATTCACATTGTTCGGGATGGGCGTGATGTGGCATTGTCCAACAAATACGTCCATTTTGGGGCGCAAAATCCGGTTGTTGCGGCAATGGAATGGGACCGGCGGATAAAACTGGTCAACCAATTTGCGATGAAGCTGCCGACAGAGCAGTTTTTCGAATTGCGATACGAAGATTTTTTGGCCGATCCGGGCAGTGTTTTTCGGGATCTGATCGATTTTCTGGGTATTTCCGATCCCGACAAAACGTTGATCCGTTACATCGACAACCACATCCGCGAAGATTTAAAGCCCAACAATTTCAACAAATGGAAACAGCAATTCAGTGGTTCGGAAAAATTCAATTTCGAACGGGTTGCCGGATATTCGCTGCAACATTATGATTACGAAACCACGCTGACTTATCCGAACCCGCTTTCGGCTGCCGAAAAAAGCTACTGGCAACTCAAACACATCTGGCGAAAATACACCCGCAGCGATTCCTGGATGGATAATTTTTACAAATTAAAAATCCGCTTTCGCCAGAACACCATCTCAATCCGGAAACAAATGAAACTGACGAATTGA
- a CDS encoding VOC family protein — translation MANAINWFEIPAVNFDRAKKFYSAVFDADLHVEDLMGVKMAFLPADNKSVGGAVCSGEGYKPSMDGAKLYLNGGEDLNHPLSRVESAGGKVVMPKTKISDEIGYFAIFVDTEGNQVAFHSPR, via the coding sequence ATGGCAAACGCAATTAACTGGTTCGAGATTCCGGCAGTAAACTTTGACCGCGCCAAAAAATTTTACAGCGCGGTTTTTGATGCCGATTTGCACGTTGAGGACTTGATGGGTGTAAAAATGGCATTTTTACCGGCGGATAACAAAAGCGTTGGCGGCGCAGTTTGCAGCGGCGAAGGCTACAAACCGTCGATGGACGGTGCCAAACTGTATCTCAACGGTGGCGAAGATTTGAACCATCCGCTCTCCCGCGTCGAATCTGCCGGTGGAAAAGTGGTAATGCCCAAAACCAAAATTTCCGATGAAATCGGCTACTTTGCGATATTCGTTGATACAGAGGGCAATCAGGTTGCTTTCCATTCGCCCCGCTAA
- a CDS encoding DinB family protein — protein sequence MSIAASMLPEFDHETANTRKMLERVPEAKFGWKPHEKSFTLGQLASHLANVPTWMAPTILQSELDFAPVGGEPFTTPQASSTAELVKFFDDNTAAARKVFADAADATFMENWSLLGGGQVYFTMPKIAVVRSFIMNHMIHHRAQLSVYLRMLDVPVPGMYGPSADEGM from the coding sequence ATGAGTATTGCAGCAAGTATGTTGCCGGAATTTGATCACGAAACAGCCAACACCCGCAAAATGCTGGAAAGAGTTCCGGAAGCAAAATTTGGCTGGAAACCGCACGAAAAATCGTTTACACTCGGTCAACTGGCTTCGCACCTCGCCAACGTACCGACATGGATGGCACCAACAATTTTGCAATCCGAGCTCGATTTTGCACCGGTGGGCGGAGAGCCGTTTACAACACCGCAAGCCAGCAGCACTGCCGAACTCGTCAAATTTTTTGACGACAACACCGCAGCAGCCCGGAAAGTGTTTGCAGACGCAGCAGATGCCACATTTATGGAAAATTGGTCGCTGCTCGGTGGCGGACAGGTCTATTTCACGATGCCGAAAATTGCGGTGGTGCGCAGCTTTATTATGAACCACATGATTCACCATCGGGCGCAGTTGAGTGTGTATTTGCGAATGCTGGATGTACCGGTTCCCGGGATGTACGGGCCATCAGCCGACGAAGGAATGTAA
- the der gene encoding ribosome biogenesis GTPase Der, with translation MKQPIVTIVGRPNVGKSTFFNRILKKREAIVDDQPGVTRDRHYADSDWNGKSFMMVDTGGYMPDSDDMMDIAVREQVDIAIEESDVILFIVDVITGVTDIDEQIADKLQRANRPVILVVNKADNDAREFEGYEFYNLGLGDPSIISAMQGRGVGDLLDRLVKAFDKKVDYDTPEKDVIKLAVIGRENAGKSSFVNTLVGKQRVIVTPIPGTTRDPIDSELKYQKRDYLLIDTAGLKRRARVKENVLFYSQLRTMRSLQRADIALYFIDADESITRQDLRVISEAASARKAVVIVINKWDLIEKDHKTMREWEVDLADKLGEYRYIPVVFTSVIEKQRLYKLLDVATEVYDEYQKSIRTSDLNKVLLPIIQENSPPAVRGKEIKINYITQLKTAPPVFGFFTNQPKLIPVNYRRFLERQIREHWQFTGVPVTVVFKPKNKDRHQ, from the coding sequence ATGAAACAACCGATCGTTACGATTGTTGGACGCCCGAATGTCGGGAAGTCCACATTTTTCAACCGGATTCTCAAAAAGCGCGAAGCGATTGTGGATGACCAACCGGGCGTTACCCGGGATCGCCATTACGCAGACAGCGACTGGAACGGCAAAAGTTTTATGATGGTCGATACCGGCGGTTATATGCCCGACTCGGACGACATGATGGATATCGCCGTTCGCGAGCAGGTGGATATCGCCATTGAAGAATCTGATGTTATTTTATTTATTGTTGATGTGATTACCGGCGTTACGGATATCGACGAGCAAATTGCCGATAAGCTGCAACGCGCCAATCGCCCTGTCATTTTGGTGGTGAACAAAGCCGACAACGACGCCCGGGAGTTCGAAGGTTACGAATTTTACAACCTCGGATTGGGCGATCCGTCCATCATTTCTGCGATGCAGGGGCGCGGCGTGGGCGATTTGCTGGACCGTTTGGTGAAAGCGTTCGATAAAAAAGTGGATTACGATACACCGGAAAAAGATGTCATCAAACTGGCCGTTATCGGGCGGGAAAACGCCGGAAAATCGTCATTTGTGAACACGCTGGTCGGCAAACAGCGGGTGATTGTTACGCCCATTCCCGGCACGACGCGCGATCCCATCGATTCCGAATTGAAATATCAGAAACGCGATTACCTGCTCATCGACACTGCCGGGTTGAAACGCCGTGCCCGGGTGAAAGAAAATGTGCTGTTTTACAGCCAGTTGCGCACGATGCGCAGTTTACAGCGTGCGGATATCGCGCTATATTTTATCGATGCGGATGAAAGCATCACCCGGCAGGATTTGCGGGTGATTTCCGAAGCGGCATCCGCCAGAAAAGCGGTGGTTATCGTCATCAACAAATGGGATCTCATCGAAAAAGATCACAAAACCATGCGCGAATGGGAAGTGGATCTGGCGGACAAGCTTGGCGAATATCGCTATATTCCGGTGGTTTTTACATCCGTTATCGAAAAGCAGCGGCTCTATAAATTGCTGGATGTCGCCACCGAAGTTTACGACGAATACCAAAAAAGCATTCGCACCAGTGATTTGAACAAAGTGCTGCTGCCCATCATTCAAGAAAACAGCCCGCCGGCTGTTCGCGGAAAAGAAATCAAAATCAACTATATTACCCAGCTCAAAACGGCGCCGCCGGTATTTGGATTTTTCACCAATCAGCCAAAGTTGATTCCTGTGAATTACCGACGGTTTCTGGAACGGCAAATTCGCGAACACTGGCAGTTTACCGGCGTTCCGGTAACGGTTGTGTTCAAGCCGAAAAATAAAGACCGGCACCAGTGA
- a CDS encoding T9SS type A sorting domain-containing protein, whose amino-acid sequence MKICRKIILLLLFAGIFGGQAIADEHLISQLRAELNLASDGQPLPQKCGLPVLVQAYRKDAEKAAALVSRYRLAKSSQTQDTYISPSGHFEISYNPAEIPAYDRDSNGTPDYLEFVAKGFDRAWFVEIDSLGFLPPPDQNGQPLSVYPVTCTNLGSNLYGVTYFDEDIPALPGFNYTSEIELNTYFGFVDYPAANGDPIVRDSMAIAVTAAHEFNHALQLGYRFWYENNQPTISNLRDLRLIEGSATYMEEVVADEVNDYYLYLPSFFRRVNGTNWDDDNGSLLYGDVAFYIMLGQLYGKQITREIWEEMRNLPSLLSMGNVLFRKGSNLPEELRRLATWMYFSGDNAIPGEFFEEGDEYPGATLVELPTVEPDQTEKIAASDDLPPLSFQLLQIPVFSTIDTVKTLLSPDDAQSEWLGASLIQTAPYVQNFGENEFVNVPLNSPETDVVLAVVSGNWSDDKTDLASYRIRMRASAQQATTEILAYPNIVKPDVPVTQINFINLPEESVVMIFNSNGIRVAEAVVSESGRSATWNLRNLEGNPVGSGVYIYRVQSDSKSDSGKLIIVR is encoded by the coding sequence ATGAAAATCTGTCGAAAAATAATCCTGTTGCTGCTGTTCGCCGGAATTTTTGGCGGACAGGCGATCGCCGATGAACATTTGATATCGCAACTGCGGGCAGAGCTGAACCTGGCAAGCGACGGACAGCCGTTGCCGCAGAAATGCGGTTTGCCGGTGCTGGTTCAAGCTTATCGGAAAGATGCGGAAAAAGCTGCTGCGCTGGTTTCCCGTTACCGCCTCGCCAAAAGTTCGCAAACACAGGATACCTACATCAGCCCGTCCGGGCATTTCGAAATCTCATACAACCCTGCAGAAATTCCCGCTTACGACCGGGACAGTAACGGCACGCCTGATTATCTGGAATTTGTCGCAAAAGGCTTCGATCGCGCATGGTTTGTGGAAATCGACAGCCTCGGATTTCTGCCGCCGCCCGATCAAAACGGGCAGCCGTTGTCCGTTTACCCGGTCACTTGCACAAATTTGGGCAGCAATTTATACGGCGTCACCTATTTTGATGAAGATATTCCTGCGTTGCCGGGATTCAATTATACCAGCGAAATTGAGCTGAATACCTATTTCGGTTTTGTGGATTATCCGGCGGCAAATGGCGATCCGATTGTGCGGGACAGCATGGCAATCGCCGTTACCGCGGCGCACGAATTCAATCATGCCTTGCAGCTTGGCTACCGGTTTTGGTATGAAAACAATCAACCGACCATCAGTAATCTGCGGGATTTGCGGTTGATCGAAGGCTCCGCAACTTATATGGAAGAAGTGGTTGCCGACGAAGTGAATGATTATTATTTGTATCTGCCATCGTTTTTCCGGCGGGTGAACGGCACAAATTGGGACGACGATAATGGCAGTTTGCTTTACGGCGATGTCGCGTTTTACATCATGCTCGGTCAATTGTACGGCAAACAAATTACCCGGGAAATTTGGGAAGAAATGCGCAATTTGCCATCCCTTTTGTCGATGGGAAATGTGTTGTTCCGCAAAGGCAGCAACCTGCCGGAAGAACTGCGCCGACTGGCAACCTGGATGTATTTTAGCGGCGACAACGCGATTCCCGGTGAATTTTTTGAAGAAGGGGACGAATATCCGGGCGCAACGTTGGTGGAATTACCAACCGTTGAACCGGACCAGACGGAAAAAATTGCCGCCAGCGACGATTTGCCGCCCCTCTCTTTTCAATTGCTGCAAATACCTGTTTTTTCTACAATTGATACGGTGAAAACTTTGCTCAGCCCGGATGACGCACAGTCGGAATGGCTGGGCGCTTCGCTGATACAGACTGCGCCGTATGTCCAAAATTTCGGGGAAAATGAATTTGTTAATGTACCGCTCAACTCCCCGGAAACCGACGTGGTTTTGGCAGTTGTCAGCGGCAACTGGTCCGATGATAAAACGGATCTGGCATCGTATCGCATCCGGATGCGGGCATCCGCTCAGCAGGCGACAACGGAGATTTTGGCGTATCCCAACATTGTGAAACCGGATGTTCCGGTGACGCAAATTAATTTTATCAATCTGCCGGAAGAATCCGTTGTGATGATTTTCAACAGCAACGGTATTCGCGTTGCGGAAGCGGTTGTCAGCGAATCCGGACGATCCGCAACATGGAACCTTCGCAATCTGGAAGGTAATCCTGTCGGCAGCGGTGTGTATATTTACCGTGTTCAATCCGATTCCAAATCAGATAGTGGCAAATTGATAATCGTTCGATAG
- a CDS encoding PTS sugar transporter subunit IIC: MSNFSLALLISLLGLDTTIAFQVLISQPVFACSIIGWLMGDPMTGMEIGAIMQMIWLNMLPVGAASFPEGNIASMLVCVIVIRFADLDIPNTVFAVAFVYGMIVSYVGAQLTTLDRRLNTRILKWAQQAAEQADLRKLTLLDMLSIAFYLIIMVFLSFIMLWLADVIFPLLSSLPPSWETRLQFVKPVVWGIGIALTAALIIRKKPGKN; the protein is encoded by the coding sequence ATGTCCAATTTTTCGCTTGCACTGCTCATTTCACTGCTCGGGCTGGATACTACCATCGCTTTTCAGGTGCTAATATCCCAACCGGTTTTTGCCTGTTCTATCATCGGCTGGCTGATGGGCGATCCGATGACCGGAATGGAAATTGGCGCAATTATGCAGATGATCTGGCTGAATATGTTGCCGGTTGGCGCAGCCAGTTTCCCGGAGGGGAATATTGCATCGATGCTGGTTTGTGTCATCGTCATCCGCTTTGCCGATTTGGATATACCGAACACCGTTTTTGCAGTCGCATTTGTTTACGGGATGATCGTTAGCTATGTTGGCGCGCAGCTGACAACGCTGGATCGCCGGTTAAATACGCGCATCCTGAAATGGGCGCAGCAAGCCGCAGAACAGGCTGATCTGCGAAAATTGACTTTATTGGACATGCTCAGCATTGCTTTTTATTTAATAATCATGGTGTTTCTGTCGTTCATTATGCTTTGGCTTGCAGATGTTATTTTTCCGTTGTTATCATCATTGCCGCCGAGTTGGGAAACACGGTTGCAATTTGTAAAACCGGTGGTTTGGGGAATTGGAATTGCGCTGACAGCAGCGTTGATTATCCGTAAAAAACCGGGCAAAAATTGA